The genomic DNA TGTAGAGTGGGTTTCTTTTTCATTGAAGGAGAGTGGGTTTCTTTCCCATTGAAGTAGAGTGGGTTTCTTTTCATTGAAGTAGAGTGGGTTTCTTTCCCATTGATGTAGAGTGGGCTTCTTTTCCAATGACGTAGAGTGGGTTTCTTATCCATTGACGTAGAGTGGGTTTCTTTCCCATTAGGTTTACCATTGAAGTAGAGTGGGTTTCTTTCCCATTGATGTAGagtggtttttttccccattgaaGTAGAGTGGGTTTCTTTCCCATTGGGTTTCCCATTGAGGTAGAATGGGTTTTTTCCCAATGAAGTAGAGTGGGTTTCTTTCCCATTGATGTAGAGTGGGTTTCTTTCCCATTTAAGTAGAATGGGGTTTTCCTGTAAATTTTCATTAAATTGTCCatgaaaagtcaaaaataaaacaattttaatctttaaaatgATTCTACAACAATGACCTCATGACCTCACCTGCAGTAGTTTCACTGTCCACCAGGGGACGACAACACATCACTGATGCATGTTGCACTTCATAAATGAGCTCGTACAATTTTTGCCGAATCATGTTTTGTtggtcatttctttttaaagaacaaaCGAACAtgactacactgtaaaaaataaactcatACCGTTTATATGCTGGTTATTCACCGTCTACACTGCATTTACATTGATTTTTATGATTATAATATTTAACAATACAAAATGAATAAGAaaccaaataataaaacagcagaaataaacacacactgtaaaaaaacagacacagaattTCAACGTGTATtcaaactatttattttttcataaaaCACTTTTGTTGTTAGTGTTTCACAGTCTCTGCAGCAGCAACGTTATTTACGtacttttttacaaaaataaagtaaaacaaacgtTTTCTTAACACGTGAAACTCACTTAAGTccttttaagtttttgttttttctgtacgATCCAGAAAACGTCATGAATTAATCGTAGTTAACCGTGTGTTTGCGTTTTTTCTATGACGACAAAGacgaaaaacaataaaaccgtaacaaagagacaaaacattttttatgtaaACTTTCTCTTAGACAaatttaagggttttttttttaaagacaaaagagACTTTATACATATTTACTTAGTGTTGTTGATATCAGGGATTATTTCTTAAATCAATGTCCTGATTTTAATCCAAATTTAACCTTTTGAGAATTTTtaacaaaaatcgcaaaaattAGCTTTAGTCCTTACAATTCTCAGCGATGTCAATGCGTTAACTGTCGATAAAGTCTTAAGTGAAACGGTGGTTGCgctttctttcccttttctgtGACATGATTTTTAACagataattaaaacattttctctacAGAAACGCGATAAAAATCAGAGGTAATTTCATCTACgagggattttatttttgtaattgttCGTAACATTTTGAAGTAGTAACTTTGttatacagtttgtttttttaaccgtAAAAgatatttttggatttttttccaactgataaatgcaaaaaaaaggcattATGGGAGCAGCAAATAAATAACGTACAATGTTTACGAACCTCGTGACTCAAGCTACATCCACGCCAAGTTTTtatctgaaaaatgacaaaaacttaCATTACGTAAGAAATTGATTTGAATGAGTCTTCGCAGTTTGTTTGCGTAGATTCAGAACTTTCCGAGAACCACGACAAAAACTGAAACGAAGCGTTAACGCAGCTTTAATCAAGTTCCGATAAAATCCATACAGGAAGTGAATGCAGGAAACCGCATCATTCTAACCCCGCCCACACTGAAATGAAACTGAGATGCTAGCTCGATTATTCGAACTTTGAAATTTTGCGGCTTAATAACGACGTGATTGTATTTTTTAACGTAAACACGACGTCATAGTGTTGACGCAGCTTAGAACGTAGTCCACCTAGTGGCAGAAGTTGAGAATTCTTGAAGATTTGTttcaaatttgaaatgaaaatgtaacttttgtgtttgtttttgtcgtgATCAAACTCGCTCTGGGACGCGTTCACTCCTCGCTGTCGTAGCCCAGCACGGGCGCTAACCACCGCTGCGTCTCCTCCACACTCAGCGCTTTCCTCCGAGCGTAGTcctccacctgcacacaggaagtgaagaagaagaagaagaggaaatccAACTTAATCACCAACTCTTCTAAACCTGATGAGTTTTTTGCAAAATctctgtgacccatctgtgggtcctcgACCCAGACTTTGAGAACCGCTGGTTTCTATAACAGAAAAATAATTCTTAATTCTTTGTTTTTCGTCACCATTTTGTGGTTTTGGAGAGAATCTAtccaccattttctgacatattcATAAACCTAACCTAATGTTGATGCTTATAAACTAAGTGTTTGTATATTCTTTGAAATCGGCTAAATTTTTTCACTCAAAACTCACCaatcatgttttaatttaaagacTAAAATGTCCTGTTTCTGGTTTATTCTCAAAGTCGttaaaaaatttatttttcgAGTGGATttgaagaaaacatgtttaaaaagaaagaaaaaccctaaatgtattataaatgtattgttaCCTGAATATTTCAactgcaaacaaacatttatagtttagtttttaaGCTTCTTTAGGAGTCAAAATCCTCAACGTCAGGCAACAGTGACACCGTGTGGTGAGAGTGGACATTACAACATTTCTCACATTACATTTTCCTGCAGCAAACCTGTGATGACACTGGATTATAAAGAATTATAGATTATATGTGGGATATTTTACgtgtaaagaagaaaaacattgtttgtttttaaagacgtAGTACGGAAGTTTGAAACCTGCTCTTTGGTGATTTTTCCCACAGCAAAGTACGAAGCCTGAGGATGAGAGAAGTAAAGTCCGGACACGGAGGCGGCCGGAGTCATGGCCAGGGATTCTGTCAGACTGATAcctgcgcgcgcgcacacacacacacacacacacacagatctgaaGTTATTACACGtacacaacataaaaacatggttAAATATCAGTCTGTGCTCTCACCAGTCTTCTCCTGGACTCCGGCCAGACTCCACATGGTGGCCTTCTCAGTGTGGTCGGGCTGGCTCGGGTAACCCGCCGCAGGTCTGATTCCCTGGTACCGAACCCTGTGGAGGTCTGAGGTCTGCAGGACTTCGTCTGCGCTGTAGCCCCACAGCTCCTTACGCACGCGGGCGTGGAGCTCCTCAGCGAACGCctgaaaaataacacacagattaatcaattaaatctACATCagatcactctcccacaccaaaccccaaagagaaaataagatggcggggacacaggagctgctggtctactgctgcctcgtgtggtcactttgtgtcactgagttaagtttaatttaaatatttcaaaagccaaagtgacaaaacaaaacatttgaacttagtgtgctgtgatgttaaaatcactgattttctccatgaggtttggtgtgggagagtgagtggtttacaaacttcagtttcctgttggaaaagtctgcgtaacagtgagataaagacgtgacacacgttcttaagatatcgtagacttaaactgacgtagattttattagatgagtcttttgttaagtggttaaaatctgtttGTAACacaccacaccaaaccccatagagaaaatcagggattttaacatcacagcacacaggagttgttgatccactgctgcctccatcactaagttcaaatgtcttgttttgttacttcggcttttgaaatatttaatttcgacttaactcagtgacacaaaatgaccacacgaggcagcagcagaccagcagctcctgtgtcaccacAAGCTTAAAtgattgattttctctgtggggtttggtgttggagagtgagtggttcacaaacttcagtttcctgttggaaaagtctgtataacagtgagataaagacgtgaacgtgttcttaacaTAATGCAGATTTCAGATAATGTagcacagggggcgctcatgCTCAACctcacttccaaaaaaaaccgAATGACTGTACCTCGGCCAGTCGGTCGGCCAGAGCTTTGACCATGATGCTGCTGTAATCGTCTCCCTGCTCCTGAAACTGCTGACTCAGCTCCTCGGCTCCAAACACGCCCACGGCGAACACGCCCACATAGTCATCCACGCCGCTGTCGACAGGCGCCACAAAGTCGGACACGCACAGGTACGGCTCTGAGCTGGAGCTGTCCTTCTCCACCTGCAGAACATGAACGCATCAGAAACACACGACATCATCACTTTACCaggatgacatcacacacagaagaagCTTGTGTGACCCTCACCTGCTGCCGTAGGCCGTGGAGCGTGGCGATGGGTTTGGTGTCTCGGTGCACCTTGACCTCGTCGTCTTTGTACACTCGGATGTCATCGCCGTCGCTCTGGGCACGCCAGAATCCCACCAGGCCCCGCCCCTTCAGACTGCTGCTGTCAATCATGTGGTTGAGCAGCTGCTGGGCGTCGTCGAAGACTCGGCGCGCTTCCGAACCTTCAGGAGACATCGATTATTTACGCTAAACCCGTGTGCTCACAACACACGGCTACACtctccacaccaaaccccatagagagaatcagtgattttagctcacagggacacaggagctgctggtcctctgctgcctcgtgtggtcacttaacgtcactgagttaagtctaaatgaaatatttccaaTACTGATttcattaaaataagacattagaactttgtgatggaggcgacagtggatcaacaactcctgtgtgtgtgtgatgttaaaatccctgattttctctatgaggtttggtgtgggagagtgagtggtttacaaacttccatttcctgttggaaaagtctgtctaacgctgagataaagacgtgaacatatttttaaagacatcgtagactgaGTCGagttgtgaaaaaaagaaaggtatGAGCAACGTGGCAGGATTTTTGACTCAGGGTTCAGAGTTCATACCAACAGTCTTGTCTTTGAAGATCTTGGGGTAACCTCTGTTGGGGTATTTCCCTCTCAGCTGCCACACGTCAAAGAAAGGCTTCCAGTCGATGAAGTCCAGCAGACTGTTCAGGTCATAGCACTCGAACACGCGTGTGCCGAGGAACTGAGGACGCACTgtcacgaacacacacacacacacacacacacacacacacacacacacactcagagtctCAGACATAAATGCATCTTTAAAGACTCAGACTGATTGATTACTCTGAGTGGACTCACCTGGTCTGGGCAGCGAGGACCAGTCTATTTTTAAAGCTTTGTCTCTGGCCTGAGAGAGTGACAGATAATGACGATCCTGAGGAGAACAGACCAACACGAAACGTGATTATTATCTTCaatgacaaaatggctgcctgcTGTGATTCAAGCCATGTAACAAAAGTTTAagtcttaaaggggacatattataccctatttctccaagttaaactagttccctggtgtcctaatgaacatgtcagtgacatgctttggtcaaaataccataaggatgaagcatcatagcagtttaataaccctgctaaacccgcccctttcagaacgcttggttttcgtgcatggcccctttatatgcaaatgagacacaggcaaacacacgcccacttcttccagggggtttctgatttgtcctctttacagcgctttacagctctattcgtctccccctccctccactagttctctgacaatatcaacatggcagcgtgcgcagaaaacggcgagagtgccgtcacaggaagagacgtcctacataaggatcgagccgaacactgaccaactgtaaatcagttaaaaacacttagggacagcaccactgatcgccagcggcgcacGGCGAGAtgcataaactgctgctgatcagcggtggcgaggtctccggagcacagtcagtgctgtccctatgtctttttaactgattttcacagagagtgcagcaccgctgatcgccagctgctgtatgtgactgtatcagactgagtctgtgctccggtcatggaggacgtactgaacaaatatgtttaattaggacgtgtcagaatggtcagttatgagctctatgtgaccttttcttaacaatgtgtgtgtttgtacgtcggtgaaatacggtcgctgactaaatacagcgaccgctggccgcagtctgatgtgaagtggtgcgaacacacgaacacacgtttgctgactttatccggcacattagcttcatatataaaatcctctgaggctggaagtttgtgtaaaacactgtgctccactgtgcagccaccaacagcacacttgtccctccgcgttgacataatactgctcttcctccctcgcctgcactctcgcagggacaaggtggagctaaggtggagctaaggtggagctaaggtggagctctcgaggtaaacttactggtgggcggtaacattcgcggtgaaatgcgcatgctgccgtcataagcggagggaattcaacatggcgtgttttatcgcctatacttacactaaggggaaccacgaaaacatgactgagtattctttttccaaactttggcgactggtagggcctccagagtcccaaatataagtattacaatggttaaaaagttgattttgcataatatgtcccctttaatgatGTCtcaagaacacgttcacgtctttatctcactgtcacacagacttctgactgctgcctccgtcactaactttaaatctgtgttaaatgtcttattttgtgacttctgtgttaaAAACCCTCGCTCGGATcgacatcagtgacacaaagtgaccacacgaggcagcagcggaccagcagttcctgtgtccccgcaagctgttggaaagtctgtctaacagtgagataaagacgtgagaCGTGTTCTCAAAGACATCGTGGACTAGGAGGGAACGTGTCTCCCCCTGGTGGCCGTCATCTACCTTCAGAGAGTCGTAGTGATCCTGTCTGACGTCCTCGTACTCGTCCTTCAGGTCATCGAAGTACTCGTCCCTCGCTGCGTCGTCCAGCAGCTGAGAACACTGAGGCAGGAGGACGAGTGTTGGActatttttaaaatcatatttacGTGTTTATATTTGATTAGAaactcaccaccaccacactccTGGACGCGTCCAGGACATGGACGGCGGGACAACTGTAGCGCGGCGCGATCTTCACCGCTGTGTGAGTCCTGTGGACACAACACAATCACGTCTCAAGTCAAATCTATCGTTTTAATTCCGTTTGTTTCAGTCTCTGCTGTCGTGTGTGCGGTTACTTTGACGTGGTGGCTCCTCCGATCAGCAGTGGCTTCGTCATCCCCAGCCTCTCCATCTCTTTGGCCACGTGGATCATCTCTTCCAGGGAGGGAGTGATGAGGCCGGACAGCCCGATGATGTCtgagcacagagacacagacagacacacagacgtcagagctgctgctgttggacaGAGGGACAGGAGGACCGTGTCACGTCATCTCAGGTGGGACTGTACCTGCTCTGTGAGTGACGGCCGCTCTGAGGATCTGATCACAGGGAACCATCACACCCAGGTCGATCACTCTggaagaaaacacatgaaaatgaaaacgaaaaatgacagaaagaaaatattcacatttaagaagctgaaaaatcagaaatcttggtttaattattaaaaaaaaacaatgaaaaatcaggaaaaacctattttaaatcattaaaaaaacacctcaaactGATGAATCCATGATCAAATTAGCTGACAATTATCACtgttatgtgtgttgtgtgattcAGTTTTACCTGAAGTTGTTACATCCCAGCACCACACCTACGATGTTCTTGCCGATATCGTGGACGTCTCCCTTCACCGTGGCCAGGACGATCGTCCCCTGGTACGGATCCTGTCCACGAGGACAGAAGAGGTCGGGAGAATAAGAGATTTTAGACGTTTCTCAAACTGCACGAAGAGTCTCTGAAAACACACGCGTGAAACGCTGAAATCACACGTTCACGTCAACTCTCACCATCTCCTCGGTCGACCCGGACAGCGccatcatctcctccctctccttctccatgAACGGGATAAGATGGCCCACCGCCTTCTTCATGACACGCGCTGACTTTATCACCTGCAGACACACGGCGGCGCCAGAGTTCAGAACctgattctgtcatttttcagcttcttaaacgtgaagaTTTTCTCCTCTTACCTGCGGCAGGAACATCTTGCCGGCTCCGAACAGATCTCCCACCACCTTCATGCCGTTCATGAGCGGACCCTCGATGATGTGAAGCGGTCGAGTGTAGCGGTCGACGTGAGCGCGACACTCTTCTACGTCCTCCACCACGTACTTCTCTATTCCCTGGAAAGACACAGGTTAttattcacagcttgactgacatcaaattcaaggactgttCAAGGCTACggaacagtaggtggcgccgaACAAACGAGGGAAAGACTTCACCTAATGTCGACTTCATTTCATTCTTGCACAAAATGCAGGcccatgggtcattgaaagggcctgcattttgtgcattttgtgcattttgtgcattttgtgCATTGAAAGggccattttgaaaaacaaatttcCCCAATATCAACTTCAATTAATTCTTGCACAAATTCAAGCACTCTGAAGgccattttcaaaaaccttcaaggaagggccttgaattttattccccaaactttcaaggatttcaaggagccctttgtatttaaaaatcaaacaataaacatgaaaaaaccTTAAATATCTTTAAATTAGATTGTACCATTTACTTTACGATCAGCTAATCTGATttaatctgatctaatctgaTGGTTTTACCTTGATGAGGGCGTACTCCAGCCTCTCCTCCACACTTCCCTCTCTCCACTCGTCCGTCTGAACCACCTTCTTCGCTCCTTTCACGTTGTTCTGTTCACATCAGGAGGAAATGGGCAACAAACTAAAGCAGCCtggtgtgtgcgcgcgtgtgtgtgcgtgtgtgtgtgtgtgtgtgtgtgtgtgtgcgtgtgtgtgtgtgtgtatgtgtgtgtgtgtgtgtgtgtgtgtgtaactgtacTTGTGCGTAGGTCAGCAGTTTATCCGTGGCCTCCGCGTCTCTGTTCCAGATCAGGttctcacacagcagcagcagctctttgtcGATGTCGTCGTACACCGGCAGGTTCCCGGCGTTTACGATGCCCATGTCCATGCCGTCCTGAGGACGACATGAGTGTCTttaaattcactcattcactcacactcactgcgATCTACcggacaaacacatacacaggtcGAAAACCGGCGGAATGACACGGCTAAAACCttgtttcatgttacagcagtgtgagCAGGGCTCACCTTGATGGCGTGGTAAAGGAACGCTCCATGCATCGCTTCTCTGATGGCCTCCATGCCTCTGAAGGCGAAGGACAAGTTGGACAGACCTCCGCTCACCCGGGCTCCAGGTAAtgtctcctacacacacacacacacacacacacgtcctcactgtcctcacagagacacgtttgtttgacaaacacgTTAAACATGATCTCCGTGGATCTCTGTGGTTCTTGGAGAGCTCACCTTGATGAGTTTGGTGGCTCTGATGAAGTTGACCGCATACTCGTTGTGCTCCTCCAGGCCCGTCCCGATGGTGAGGACATTGGGGTCAAAGATGATGTCGTTGGGGTCAAACCCAACCCTGCTGACCAGCAGCTTGTAGGCGCGACTGCAGATCTCCACTTTACGCTCAGTGTCCGTGGCCTGGAGGAGGACGGAGTGCTGAGTCAGCATGTACacgcacctgtgtgtgtgtgtgtgtgtgtgtgtgtgtatgtgtcctcacctgtccctcCTCGTCGAAGGCCATGACAACCACGGCGGCGCCATAGCGCTTCACGGTGGTGGCGCGGCTCAGGAagtcctcctccccttccttcAGACTGATGCTGTTGACGATGCACTTGCCCTGACAGCACTTAAGCCCTGCCTCTATCACGGCGAAGTTGGACGAGTCGATGCACAGAGGGACCTGAGACACaggcggggggaggggggtgtaaaggtcagaggtcaagagTAAACGTGGATTTTATCACCAGTTTTATTGCATATATTGTAGGATTTTGCGTCTTTATGTAAACATTTctttacacatttcatttcttcGTTTTTTCCTTTAAAGCCAAGCTTTACATTACGCAATTTTCAGCCAAACAATCAGGCGTTGCACCTCGCTGTCGATCACAACCGCCCACAATTTCACCCAAGAATTCCCTGTTTCGACTGTGTATTTAGCGACAATCTgagatacatacacacacacatatatacatatatatatatatttcatccTGATGAACGTCTATAAATTGtgtccagtgtgaacacagaaTAAAAGTCGCGTCGCGTGAACTCGTTACCCGGGCGATGTCCGGCTCGGAGGCGACGTAGTTGCAGAAGCGGGTCATGGCCGCCGGCCCCTCCAGCATCCCCTCGTCCACGTTTATGTCCAGCACCTGAGCTCCCATCTCCACCTGAGTCTTCGCGATGCTCAGAGCttcctgaaaacacaaatcaaatcagggaacagagacaaacagagtcAATATTTTCAGTATATTTTCGTGTGTCATTTCTGTCTCACCTCGTAGTTTCCCGCCATGACCAACTTGGCAAACTTGCGAGACCCGGCGACGTTACACCGCTCACCGATGTTCACGAAGTTTGTGTACGGGCCAATTCTGAATGGCTCCAGACCtgcaaaaccagagaaaacGTCCGTCTGTTAATCACATGACTGTCCAGCAGTTCACCTGACAgtcttcaaacttggcaggtgactccCTCAGGACACCAGCAAAACCAGTGCAGACTTTCAAGTTGTTTGGATAAAAAACGTGAGAGATATCAATGGAAAAGCGACAGATATTTTGTCTGTTGCTACGATGTTTGCTCGGGGGGAAGGTAAATCGGTACAGTGAAATATCGCAATACTTTGCTTGGCAATATATCGACTtatatatcgtgataatattgtgtatcatgacttaaataccGCGATAATATTGtttatcgtgacttaaatatcgcgatgATATTGTGCATCGtgacttaaaggggacatattacgcaaaatcaactttttaaccattttaatacttatatttgggactctgggggccctaccagtcaccaaagtgtggaaaaagaatactccatcatgttttcgtggttccccttagtgtaagtataggcgataaaacactcgatgttgaattccctgcgtttatgacgtcagcatgcgcatttcaccgcgaatgttaccgccccaccagtaagtttacttcgagagctccaccttagctccaccttgtccctgcgagagtgcaggcgagggaggaagagcggtattatgtcaacgcagagggacaagtgtgctgttcgtggctgcacagtggagcacagtgttttacacaaacttccacagaggatttgatatatgaagctaatgtgccggataaagtcagcaaacgtgtgttcgcactagacagcggtcgccgtatttagtcaggggacgtatttcaccgacgtacaaacacacacacgttgttaagaaaaggtcacatagagctcataactgaccattctgacacgtcctaattaaaaatatttgttcagtacgtcctccatgaccggagcacagactcagtctgatacagtcacatatacagcggcgagcggcagtttatgccgctcgccactggcgatcagcggtgctgcactctctgtgcagaggtgctgcactctctgtgcagaggtgctgcactctctgtgaaaatcagctgatcgccaccgctgatcgccagcggcgagccgcctaaacggccgctgtatgcgactgatcgccagctccggtgcagaccggtgactatgctccggagacctcgccaccgcggcaccgctgatcgccaccgcggcaccgctgatcgccaccgcggcaccgctgatcgccagcggcgagccgcctaaacggccgctgtatgcgtttaggcagctcgccgctcgccgctggcgatcagcggtgccgcggtgacgaggtctccggagcatagtcaccggtctgatacagtaacatacagcgccagcttatgcagctcgtcgcgcgccgctggcgatcagtggtgctgttcctaagtgtttttaactgattaacagttcggcactgttcggctcgatccttatgtagaacgtctcttcctgtgacggcactctggctgttttctgcgcacgctgccatgttgatattgtcagagaactagtggagggagggggagacgaatagagctgtaaagcgctgtaacgaggacaaatcagaaaccccc from Solea solea chromosome 21, fSolSol10.1, whole genome shotgun sequence includes the following:
- the mtr gene encoding methionine synthase, which produces MAPTNVLREFSSEAGCTCPLESELRSVLQQRIMVLDGGMGTMVQQHKLEEEHFRGEEFKEHTRSLKGNNDLLSITQPDIVYKIHKDYLQAGADIIETNTFSSTSIAQADYGLEHMAYRLNRASAELARRAADDFTKQTGCKRYVAGAVGPTNKTLSVSPSVERPDFRNITFDDLVESYSEQVRGLLDGGADVLLVETIFDTANAKAALFAIELLFEKSYERKPIFISGTIVDRSGRTLSGQTGEAFVVSVSHAKPLCIGLNCALGATEMRPFIEAIGQNTTAFIICYPNAGLPNTFGGYDETPQVTASSLKEFASSGLVNIVGGCCGTTPAHIRAISEAVKHLKPRVPAADVYHDYMLLAGLEPFRIGPYTNFVNIGERCNVAGSRKFAKLVMAGNYEEALSIAKTQVEMGAQVLDINVDEGMLEGPAAMTRFCNYVASEPDIARVPLCIDSSNFAVIEAGLKCCQGKCIVNSISLKEGEEDFLSRATTVKRYGAAVVVMAFDEEGQATDTERKVEICSRAYKLLVSRVGFDPNDIIFDPNVLTIGTGLEEHNEYAVNFIRATKLIKETLPGARVSGGLSNLSFAFRGMEAIREAMHGAFLYHAIKDGMDMGIVNAGNLPVYDDIDKELLLLCENLIWNRDAEATDKLLTYAQNNVKGAKKVVQTDEWREGSVEERLEYALIKGIEKYVVEDVEECRAHVDRYTRPLHIIEGPLMNGMKVVGDLFGAGKMFLPQVIKSARVMKKAVGHLIPFMEKEREEMMALSGSTEEMDPYQGTIVLATVKGDVHDIGKNIVGVVLGCNNFRVIDLGVMVPCDQILRAAVTHRADIIGLSGLITPSLEEMIHVAKEMERLGMTKPLLIGGATTSKTHTAVKIAPRYSCPAVHVLDASRSVVVCSQLLDDAARDEYFDDLKDEYEDVRQDHYDSLKDRHYLSLSQARDKALKIDWSSLPRPVRPQFLGTRVFECYDLNSLLDFIDWKPFFDVWQLRGKYPNRGYPKIFKDKTVGSEARRVFDDAQQLLNHMIDSSSLKGRGLVGFWRAQSDGDDIRVYKDDEVKVHRDTKPIATLHGLRQQVEKDSSSSEPYLCVSDFVAPVDSGVDDYVGVFAVGVFGAEELSQQFQEQGDDYSSIMVKALADRLAEAFAEELHARVRKELWGYSADEVLQTSDLHRVRYQGIRPAAGYPSQPDHTEKATMWSLAGVQEKTGISLTESLAMTPAASVSGLYFSHPQASYFAVGKITKEQVEDYARRKALSVEETQRWLAPVLGYDSEE